Proteins encoded together in one Microbacterium sp. zg-Y625 window:
- the gltX gene encoding glutamate--tRNA ligase — MSSAPHPLTTTASGADVRVRFCPSPTGLPHVGMVRTALYNWGYARHTGGKMIFRVEDTDAARDSEESYRQLVDALTWLEIDWDEGVEKGGPHAPYRQSQRGDIYAGVLQQLIDAGAVYESYSTAEEIDARNEANGRAKQLGYDNYDRTLTDEQKAAFRAEGREPAWRLRVPDEDVTYVDLIRGEVTFPAGSFPDFVVVRAGGQPLYTFTNPVDDALMGITHVIRGEDLMPSTARQLALYAALIEAGVTTFVPRFGHMPLVLGEVGNKKLSKRDPKADLFLQREKGFIHEGLLNYLALLGWSLSHDRDVFSLEEFIAAFDIADVNPNPARFDQKKAESINGDHIRMLDAEDFAARIVPYLVAAGVVSNPPTPEQQQMITASAPLVQERVQLLGEVPGLLGFLFTNEIDYQEDALKSLPANANEVLVASVGALELVPEQGFAAAAVQEALSEALIEGLGLKPRVAYGPLRVALSGRRISPPLFESMELLGKTETLRRLSALVERTG; from the coding sequence ATGTCCTCTGCACCGCACCCCCTGACCACGACCGCTTCCGGCGCCGACGTCCGCGTCCGCTTCTGCCCCTCGCCGACCGGTCTTCCGCACGTCGGCATGGTGCGCACCGCCCTCTACAACTGGGGTTACGCGCGTCACACCGGCGGAAAGATGATCTTCCGCGTGGAGGACACCGACGCCGCCCGCGACAGCGAGGAGAGCTACCGGCAGCTCGTCGACGCGCTCACCTGGCTCGAGATCGACTGGGACGAGGGCGTCGAGAAGGGCGGACCGCACGCTCCCTACCGGCAGTCCCAGCGCGGCGACATCTACGCCGGCGTGCTGCAGCAGCTGATCGACGCCGGCGCGGTGTACGAGTCGTACTCGACCGCCGAGGAGATCGACGCCCGCAACGAGGCCAACGGCCGCGCGAAGCAGCTCGGCTACGACAACTACGACCGGACGCTCACCGATGAGCAGAAGGCGGCGTTCCGCGCCGAGGGCCGCGAGCCCGCCTGGCGCCTGCGGGTGCCCGACGAGGACGTCACCTACGTGGACCTCATCCGCGGCGAGGTGACCTTCCCCGCCGGGTCGTTCCCCGACTTCGTCGTCGTGCGGGCAGGTGGGCAGCCGCTGTACACGTTCACCAACCCCGTCGACGACGCACTCATGGGCATCACGCACGTCATTCGCGGCGAGGACCTCATGCCGTCGACGGCCCGTCAGCTCGCGCTCTACGCCGCGCTCATCGAGGCCGGTGTGACGACCTTCGTCCCCCGGTTCGGCCACATGCCGCTCGTGCTGGGTGAAGTGGGCAACAAGAAGCTCTCCAAGCGGGACCCGAAGGCAGACCTCTTCCTGCAGCGCGAGAAGGGCTTCATCCACGAAGGCCTGCTCAATTACCTCGCCCTGCTCGGCTGGTCGCTGTCGCATGACCGCGACGTGTTCTCCCTCGAGGAGTTCATCGCCGCCTTCGACATCGCCGACGTCAACCCGAACCCGGCCCGCTTCGACCAGAAGAAGGCCGAGTCGATCAACGGCGACCACATCCGCATGCTGGATGCCGAGGACTTCGCGGCCCGGATCGTCCCCTACCTCGTCGCGGCCGGCGTCGTCTCGAACCCGCCGACCCCCGAGCAGCAGCAGATGATCACGGCATCCGCCCCGCTCGTGCAGGAGCGCGTGCAGCTGCTGGGCGAGGTCCCGGGCCTCCTGGGCTTCCTCTTCACGAATGAGATCGACTACCAGGAGGATGCGCTGAAGAGCCTGCCCGCGAACGCGAACGAGGTACTCGTCGCCTCGGTGGGCGCGCTCGAGCTGGTGCCCGAGCAGGGATTCGCAGCCGCCGCCGTGCAGGAAGCGCTGTCCGAGGCGCTCATCGAGGGGCTTGGCCTCAAGCCCCGGGTCGCCTACGGTCCGCTGCGCGTGGCGCTGAGCGGCCGGCGCATCTCGCCGCCGCTGTTCGAATCGATGGAGCTGCTCGGCAAGACCGAGACGCTGCGCCGGTTGAGCGCGCTGGTCGAGCGCACGGGCTGA
- a CDS encoding PQQ-dependent sugar dehydrogenase, producing MSPSSRLAHTRRFLRVIITLAVIALLGPHALTNPATAAIDVESIAIAADSVYRAVNLNGAALSVDGVPFESGLTAPNVESGPSRFCNQNVALDPVAAASTAAMIRCSVWGKGSPGARVTMTAIPNGSYKVSLYTWEDNASQTFSLGINGATVATNVVSGAAGTWKVLGPYAVDIANGTLAISSSGGAANLSGLVLERAAVGGNRAPAVTAPGNQTSARGAAIAPLTIAATDPDTGQTLQFSATGLPAGLGIAPSTGIISGTPTAVGTSNVTVRATDNGSPALTGSAAFSWTINDTGTGTGTLYRAVNLNGPALTVGDVPFEAGTSATNLATGPSRFCNQNVTLIPATDASTAAMIRCSVWGTGSPGARVTMSAVPNGTYRVSLYTWEDNASATFSLAVNGATAASNIASGPAGSWKRLGPYETTVTNGTLAVTSSGGAANISGVVVERVSTAANAAPTVTGPGTQTSTRGVAIAPLPIRAVDPDPGQSLTYAADGLPAGLTIAASTGVITGTPTALGTSNVTVRATDSGSPRMSGAASFTWSIGDAATAGILYRAVNLNGPVLTADGIDFEAGTTAANLTSGPSRFCNQDVNLIPATDESKAAMLRCSIYGSGSPGARLTMSGVPAGTYDVSAYTWEDNASATYSLVLNGRTVADVVSGPAGTWKLLGPYPVTVTSAGTIALNSVGGTANISGITVRATGTTKVSTVSVTSPAPGATLVEPATLTGSASATAGVDRVLVAVRDSSRGLWWNGAAWQAAKVDNAVTLARRGSVTTDWSYAFNSAGAMGPYELTATAVSTDAVASAPSSRTFSAVPSGSPTFDPAKVADTFVAGGNWTRALAADWLGNGHMVVLSQLGYVYDVDPATGAQRQILDLTGQTNSQGEAGALDILTDPAGTGFYVYYTVANSDRLRISHFTAGSRTEQVIWTNPGLGYNTDNPYHVGASLNIGPDSKLYVSIGDRVEGRSQDRTNVFGKVLRLNLDGTIPADNPLRDGAGPNLDEIWAYGFRNPYRTSFDRTTGRYWIADVGGNVSAQAYEEVNIGQAGANYGWPGCEGPGSQPKNGPICPGGVTVPVYSYAHTTGLGCCQNKAIIGGEIYRGSMFPLAGYYVYADYPTDQFYWLQLGADGRTGVASGLLHQSSTPTPVWLSTGPDGAIYWLSLGFDGTGELRKLSYAGSNDRPPVISSASATPTSGAEPLTVRFSGAAGDPDGTAVTYRWDFGDGTSATTAAATHTYAAAGSFQARLQVTSNGATTSSDPIFITVGAPPKAAITSPPDGTQFSAGQTMTFTGSGTDPGVGALPGSALSWNIEFLHDDHAHPAASGTGASITYKVPTSGHDFSGNTRYRVTLTVRDADGLIGTSTITVWPRKTKVQVTSNAASTITVDEVTQNLPFDIDSVLNFQHTISVPATVCQTGTTRQFSSWSDGGARTHTITVTANLSLVATYTDTKVACTTPPAVGPLSSPSPSPSPSPAPTATPSPPPSPSP from the coding sequence ATGTCACCTTCATCCAGGCTTGCACACACGAGGCGGTTCCTCCGCGTCATCATCACGCTGGCGGTGATCGCCCTCCTGGGTCCGCACGCACTGACGAACCCGGCGACGGCGGCCATCGATGTCGAATCGATCGCGATCGCGGCCGATTCGGTGTACCGGGCCGTGAACCTGAACGGCGCGGCCCTGTCTGTCGACGGGGTGCCCTTCGAGAGCGGCCTCACTGCGCCGAATGTCGAGTCGGGCCCGAGCCGTTTCTGCAACCAGAACGTCGCGCTCGACCCGGTCGCCGCGGCGAGCACCGCGGCGATGATCCGATGCTCGGTCTGGGGGAAGGGCTCGCCCGGTGCACGAGTGACGATGACGGCCATCCCCAACGGCTCCTACAAGGTCAGCCTGTACACGTGGGAGGACAACGCAAGCCAGACGTTCTCCCTCGGCATCAACGGTGCGACCGTGGCGACCAACGTCGTCAGCGGCGCCGCCGGCACCTGGAAGGTGCTCGGCCCGTACGCCGTCGACATCGCGAACGGCACTCTCGCGATCTCGAGCTCGGGCGGTGCCGCCAACCTCTCGGGCCTCGTCCTCGAGCGGGCCGCCGTCGGAGGCAACCGCGCCCCTGCCGTGACCGCACCCGGCAACCAGACCAGCGCCCGAGGCGCAGCCATCGCACCGCTCACCATCGCCGCGACCGATCCCGACACCGGCCAGACCCTGCAGTTCTCGGCCACGGGGCTTCCGGCCGGACTCGGCATCGCGCCCTCAACCGGCATCATCAGCGGGACCCCCACAGCCGTCGGCACGTCGAACGTCACCGTCCGAGCAACGGATAACGGCTCACCCGCTCTCACCGGCTCCGCAGCCTTCAGCTGGACCATCAACGACACCGGCACCGGCACCGGCACGCTTTACCGTGCGGTCAATCTCAACGGCCCCGCCCTCACCGTCGGCGACGTGCCCTTCGAGGCCGGCACGTCTGCAACGAACTTGGCCACCGGTCCGAGCCGGTTCTGCAATCAGAATGTCACCCTGATTCCGGCGACCGACGCCAGCACGGCAGCGATGATCCGTTGCTCGGTGTGGGGCACCGGCTCCCCGGGCGCTCGGGTGACGATGTCGGCCGTGCCGAACGGCACGTACCGCGTGAGTCTCTACACGTGGGAAGACAATGCCAGCGCCACGTTCTCACTTGCCGTGAACGGTGCCACCGCGGCATCCAACATCGCAAGCGGACCGGCCGGAAGCTGGAAGAGGCTCGGCCCTTACGAGACCACCGTCACCAACGGCACACTCGCCGTGACGTCGTCCGGAGGGGCTGCCAACATCTCCGGCGTCGTCGTCGAACGCGTGTCGACCGCTGCAAACGCAGCACCGACGGTGACAGGTCCCGGCACCCAGACCAGCACCCGGGGTGTCGCGATCGCACCGCTTCCCATCAGGGCGGTCGACCCCGATCCGGGCCAGTCACTCACCTACGCCGCAGACGGACTCCCGGCAGGACTCACGATCGCGGCATCCACCGGCGTTATCACGGGCACGCCCACAGCCCTCGGCACGTCGAACGTCACCGTGCGCGCTACGGACAGTGGCTCGCCGCGCATGTCGGGCGCGGCGTCCTTCACGTGGTCGATCGGCGATGCCGCAACGGCCGGCATCCTCTACCGCGCTGTGAACCTGAACGGTCCTGTGCTCACGGCCGACGGCATCGACTTCGAGGCGGGCACCACCGCTGCGAACCTGACGTCCGGCCCCTCGAGGTTCTGCAACCAGGACGTGAACCTCATCCCGGCGACCGATGAGTCGAAGGCAGCGATGCTCCGCTGCTCGATCTACGGCTCCGGCTCACCCGGCGCTCGGCTGACGATGTCAGGAGTGCCCGCCGGCACGTACGACGTCAGCGCATACACCTGGGAGGACAACGCCAGCGCGACTTACTCCCTCGTACTCAACGGAAGGACCGTGGCCGACGTCGTGAGCGGTCCCGCCGGTACCTGGAAGCTGCTCGGCCCCTATCCCGTCACCGTGACGAGCGCCGGAACGATCGCGCTGAACAGCGTCGGCGGCACCGCCAACATCTCGGGAATCACCGTGCGCGCCACCGGAACCACGAAGGTCTCTACGGTGAGCGTCACCTCGCCCGCCCCCGGCGCTACCCTCGTGGAGCCCGCGACCCTCACGGGCTCCGCCTCGGCAACCGCGGGGGTGGACCGCGTCCTGGTCGCCGTGCGCGACTCGTCACGCGGGCTGTGGTGGAACGGCGCTGCGTGGCAGGCAGCGAAGGTCGATAACGCCGTGACGCTCGCGAGGCGAGGATCGGTCACCACCGACTGGTCCTATGCGTTCAACTCCGCAGGTGCGATGGGGCCCTACGAGCTGACTGCAACAGCGGTGAGCACGGATGCCGTGGCCAGCGCTCCATCCTCTCGTACGTTCTCCGCCGTGCCGTCGGGATCGCCGACCTTCGATCCGGCCAAGGTGGCCGACACGTTCGTCGCGGGAGGCAACTGGACTCGCGCACTCGCGGCCGACTGGCTCGGCAACGGCCACATGGTGGTCCTCAGTCAACTGGGCTACGTGTACGACGTCGACCCGGCGACCGGTGCGCAGAGGCAGATCCTCGATCTGACCGGCCAGACCAACAGCCAGGGCGAGGCGGGCGCGCTCGACATCCTTACCGACCCGGCGGGCACAGGCTTCTACGTGTATTACACGGTCGCGAACTCCGATCGCCTCCGCATCTCGCATTTCACGGCCGGCTCGCGCACCGAGCAGGTCATCTGGACGAACCCCGGGCTCGGATACAACACCGATAACCCGTACCACGTGGGGGCCTCGCTCAACATCGGGCCGGACAGCAAGCTGTACGTGTCGATCGGCGACCGCGTCGAGGGCCGCTCGCAAGACCGAACGAACGTGTTCGGAAAGGTTCTGCGACTCAATCTCGACGGCACGATCCCGGCCGACAACCCGTTGCGGGACGGCGCGGGTCCTAACCTTGACGAGATCTGGGCCTACGGATTCCGCAACCCGTACCGCACGTCGTTCGACCGCACCACCGGCCGCTACTGGATCGCTGACGTCGGGGGCAACGTCAGCGCGCAGGCCTACGAAGAGGTCAACATCGGCCAGGCGGGAGCCAACTATGGATGGCCCGGCTGCGAGGGACCTGGCTCGCAGCCGAAGAACGGGCCGATCTGCCCGGGCGGGGTGACGGTACCCGTCTACTCCTACGCCCACACCACGGGACTCGGCTGCTGCCAGAACAAGGCCATCATCGGTGGCGAGATCTATCGCGGGTCGATGTTCCCGCTGGCCGGCTACTACGTCTACGCCGACTACCCGACCGACCAGTTCTACTGGCTTCAGCTCGGCGCAGACGGCCGCACTGGCGTGGCGTCCGGCCTGCTTCATCAGAGCTCGACACCGACACCCGTGTGGCTCAGCACAGGCCCGGATGGTGCGATCTACTGGCTGAGTCTGGGGTTCGACGGTACGGGGGAGCTGCGAAAGCTCAGCTACGCGGGCTCGAACGATCGCCCACCGGTGATCTCTTCGGCATCGGCAACGCCCACCAGCGGGGCGGAACCGCTGACCGTCCGGTTCAGTGGAGCGGCCGGCGACCCTGACGGCACAGCGGTGACTTATCGCTGGGACTTCGGCGACGGCACCTCGGCGACGACCGCGGCGGCAACGCACACCTATGCCGCTGCAGGAAGCTTCCAAGCCAGGCTGCAGGTGACTTCTAACGGGGCAACGACCTCCAGTGACCCCATCTTCATCACCGTCGGTGCACCGCCCAAGGCCGCGATCACCTCACCCCCCGACGGAACACAGTTCTCGGCAGGTCAGACCATGACCTTCACCGGAAGCGGCACCGATCCGGGTGTCGGAGCGCTTCCCGGGTCGGCGTTGAGCTGGAACATCGAGTTCCTCCACGACGACCACGCTCACCCGGCCGCGAGCGGCACCGGCGCAAGCATCACGTATAAGGTGCCGACATCCGGCCACGACTTCTCGGGCAACACCCGCTACCGGGTCACGCTCACGGTTCGGGACGCCGATGGCCTGATCGGGACCAGCACCATCACCGTCTGGCCCCGCAAGACCAAGGTTCAGGTGACCAGCAACGCCGCATCCACCATCACCGTGGACGAGGTGACACAGAATCTCCCATTCGACATCGACAGCGTGCTGAACTTCCAGCACACGATTTCGGTGCCTGCCACCGTCTGCCAAACCGGAACAACACGACAGTTCTCGTCGTGGAGCGACGGAGGGGCGCGAACACATACGATCACGGTGACCGCCAACCTCAGCCTCGTGGCGACGTACACCGACACCAAAGTGGCGTGCACGACACCGCCGGCGGTGGGGCCACTGTCGTCCCCGTCGCCGTCGCCGTCGCCGTCCCCGGCACCGACCGCAACGCCATCTCCACCTCCATCTCCATCTCCATGA
- a CDS encoding DeoR/GlpR family DNA-binding transcription regulator: protein MYAMERHQMIERLVVQDGRVAVVDLAERFGVTTETVRRDLDQLERVGALRRVHGGAVARERMSLAEPSLAERASQRGAAKQAIAGRALDVLGDGFRGSVYIDAGTTTAAVAALLPARLAETDGSAEVVTHAMSVAGVLAGSPRLSLTVIGGRVRGLTGAAVGSHTVRAIEGLRPDVAFIGTNGISPGFGLSTPDPDEAAVKRAIVQSSRRVVVVSDARKFDAELLVAFAGLDDIDVVVADRAPDAALGAALEEAGTEVWTA, encoded by the coding sequence GTGTACGCGATGGAACGTCACCAGATGATCGAGCGCCTCGTCGTGCAGGATGGCCGCGTCGCGGTCGTCGATCTCGCCGAGCGTTTCGGTGTGACGACCGAGACCGTGCGCCGCGACCTCGACCAGCTCGAACGGGTGGGAGCCCTGCGGCGGGTGCACGGCGGCGCGGTGGCCCGCGAGCGGATGAGTCTGGCAGAACCGTCCCTGGCCGAACGCGCCTCGCAGCGGGGAGCCGCCAAGCAGGCCATCGCCGGCCGCGCCCTCGACGTGCTGGGGGACGGGTTCCGCGGGTCGGTCTACATCGACGCCGGCACCACCACCGCGGCTGTCGCCGCACTCCTTCCCGCCCGGCTCGCCGAAACCGACGGCAGCGCCGAGGTCGTCACCCACGCGATGTCCGTGGCGGGGGTCCTCGCCGGTTCGCCTCGCCTGTCGCTCACCGTGATCGGCGGCCGTGTGCGCGGACTGACAGGGGCCGCTGTCGGCTCCCACACCGTGCGCGCCATCGAAGGGCTGCGCCCGGATGTCGCCTTCATCGGCACCAACGGGATCTCCCCGGGGTTCGGACTCAGCACCCCCGACCCCGACGAGGCCGCCGTCAAGCGCGCAATCGTGCAGAGCTCGCGTCGCGTGGTCGTCGTGAGCGACGCGCGGAAGTTCGACGCCGAGCTGCTGGTCGCCTTCGCGGGCCTCGACGACATCGACGTCGTGGTCGCCGACCGTGCCCCCGACGCCGCTCTCGGTGCGGCGCTCGAAGAAGCAGGGACGGAGGTGTGGACCGCATGA
- a CDS encoding M23 family metallopeptidase, with product MSAFARALYRVRGPLYYAAALVLIVGVLLGLVLDGGTADRVRSALMGAALVVAIACGILVVLGPRLLPTQSARTVQSPVRGRWVAVNSPASAVPSHGVRTYGQAYAIDLVFDPTDNPRPAFGGPRAMPPASDYPDLGQPVLAMIDGVVVRASGGRRDHRARANTMGVVYMTSEGMLREIGGPGFIVGNHVTIRGDDGSYALVAHLQRGSVTVRRGQRVVAGQQIGRCGNSGNSSEPHVHAQLMDRASLWTAQGVPLAFAGIRTTPQSAPLDAMPGNGEHLLTSDLPATEQGASRD from the coding sequence ATGAGCGCGTTCGCCCGCGCCCTGTACCGCGTCCGCGGCCCGCTCTACTACGCTGCCGCGCTGGTGCTCATCGTCGGCGTGCTGCTGGGCCTCGTGCTCGACGGCGGCACCGCCGATCGCGTCCGCAGCGCGCTCATGGGCGCCGCCCTCGTCGTGGCGATCGCGTGCGGCATCCTCGTCGTGCTGGGTCCGCGTCTGCTGCCGACGCAGTCCGCCCGCACCGTGCAGTCGCCCGTGCGGGGCCGATGGGTCGCCGTCAACAGCCCCGCATCGGCCGTTCCCAGCCACGGTGTGCGGACGTACGGCCAGGCATATGCGATCGATCTGGTCTTCGACCCCACCGACAACCCGCGCCCCGCATTCGGGGGTCCGCGGGCGATGCCACCGGCGTCGGACTATCCCGACCTCGGTCAGCCCGTACTCGCGATGATCGATGGGGTCGTCGTTCGGGCGTCGGGCGGGCGCCGCGATCACCGCGCCCGGGCGAACACGATGGGCGTCGTCTACATGACATCGGAAGGCATGCTGCGCGAGATCGGCGGCCCCGGGTTCATCGTGGGCAACCACGTCACGATCCGCGGCGACGACGGCTCCTACGCGCTCGTCGCCCACCTGCAGCGGGGCTCGGTGACGGTCCGCCGGGGTCAGCGCGTGGTCGCGGGGCAGCAGATCGGCCGGTGCGGCAACTCCGGCAACAGCAGCGAGCCGCACGTGCACGCCCAGCTGATGGACCGCGCGTCGCTGTGGACGGCGCAGGGTGTGCCTCTGGCGTTCGCCGGCATCCGCACAACCCCCCAGTCGGCGCCGCTGGACGCAATGCCAGGCAACGGGGAGCATCTACTGACGAGCGACCTCCCCGCGACCGAGCAAGGGGCCTCGCGCGACTGA
- a CDS encoding ArsR/SmtB family transcription factor: MSDDEITDVPALRNLAARVTALEEQLARRDDHTPPPRADDADAFCALRRVEAERADHPPLAEGVVMIVGSLTLPTGAPVAWQEGAPTQGLLEADWSEHAAAFQALAHPVRLELLRRILTGTTTTAELAGIDSLGTTGQLHHHLRQLIAAGWVRQSARGTYEVPAARVVPLLSSLLGTGR, translated from the coding sequence ATGAGCGATGACGAGATCACCGACGTCCCTGCCCTCCGCAACCTGGCCGCACGGGTCACGGCGCTGGAGGAGCAGCTGGCCCGACGCGACGACCACACTCCCCCGCCGCGCGCCGATGACGCCGATGCCTTCTGCGCGCTGCGACGGGTGGAGGCGGAGCGCGCCGACCATCCCCCCCTCGCCGAGGGCGTCGTCATGATCGTCGGGTCGCTCACCCTGCCCACGGGCGCCCCCGTCGCCTGGCAGGAGGGCGCCCCCACTCAAGGACTGCTCGAGGCGGACTGGTCGGAGCACGCCGCCGCGTTTCAGGCGCTCGCTCATCCGGTGCGCCTGGAGCTGCTGCGCCGCATCCTCACCGGCACGACCACGACCGCGGAGCTCGCCGGCATCGACTCCCTCGGCACCACGGGCCAGCTCCACCACCACCTGCGCCAGCTGATCGCCGCCGGCTGGGTGCGCCAGAGCGCACGCGGCACCTATGAGGTGCCGGCGGCGCGGGTTGTGCCCCTGCTGTCGAGCCTGCTGGGAACCGGGCGATGA